One Desulfobulbus propionicus DSM 2032 DNA segment encodes these proteins:
- the atpB gene encoding F0F1 ATP synthase subunit A: MEHPILFISLILEALGLPVPHTPVGATLLEKICEPYMTYTWMVMAFLIIVPKLTMGKLEMVPGSGQNFWEVMVGGLMDFCAENLGEKGAKMLFPMMATFFFYIILSNMIGLIPGFMSPTSSLNITLAMTLIVWVTHHVLGFKYHGLHYYKHFMGPSKVLAPFMFLLEIISNFARLISLSMRLFGNILAKEVLLGVLFMLAGAFFAPLPILCLGVLVSVIQAVVFVLLSLLYCAGSMEHAH; the protein is encoded by the coding sequence ATGGAACATCCGATATTGTTTATTTCTCTGATTCTTGAAGCATTGGGACTGCCGGTGCCCCATACCCCTGTCGGTGCTACTCTGCTGGAGAAGATTTGTGAGCCCTACATGACCTATACCTGGATGGTCATGGCCTTTTTGATCATCGTTCCCAAGCTGACCATGGGCAAACTGGAGATGGTCCCGGGGAGCGGCCAAAATTTCTGGGAAGTGATGGTCGGGGGACTAATGGACTTCTGCGCCGAGAATCTGGGCGAGAAAGGCGCCAAGATGCTTTTTCCGATGATGGCCACTTTCTTTTTCTACATCATCCTCTCCAACATGATCGGATTAATTCCTGGATTCATGTCGCCCACATCGAGCCTCAACATCACCTTGGCCATGACCTTGATCGTCTGGGTTACCCACCATGTGCTCGGATTCAAATATCACGGCTTGCACTATTACAAGCACTTCATGGGCCCGAGCAAGGTACTGGCGCCGTTCATGTTTCTTCTTGAGATTATCAGCAACTTCGCCCGTCTGATTTCACTCTCCATGCGTCTTTTCGGCAACATTCTTGCCAAAGAGGTTCTGCTGGGCGTGCTGTTCATGCTGGCAGGTGCATTTTTCGCCCCGCTGCCCATTCTTTGTCTCGGTGTCCTGGTTTCAGTCATCCAGGCCGTGGTGTTCGTTCTGCTTTCCCTGCTCTACTGCGCGGGATCCATGGAACACGCCCACTGA
- the atpE gene encoding ATP synthase F0 subunit C: protein MDKLSLALICIGAALSIGLAGFGAGIGMGNGLRGACDGVARNPEAKGAITTTMILGMALCESIAIYGLVIAFILLYANPFKAALGL, encoded by the coding sequence ATGGACAAATTAAGTCTTGCCCTGATTTGCATCGGCGCTGCACTCAGCATCGGCTTGGCCGGCTTTGGCGCTGGTATCGGTATGGGGAACGGTCTGCGCGGCGCTTGCGACGGCGTTGCTCGCAACCCGGAAGCCAAGGGTGCCATCACCACCACCATGATTCTTGGTATGGCTCTGTGCGAGTCCATCGCCATCTATGGTCTGGTTATCGCCTTCATCCTGCTTTACGCTAACCCCTTCAAGGCTGCGCTCGGACTGTAA
- a CDS encoding nucleoside phosphorylase produces the protein MLSCVINPSAHKGDPRLPPTGILAVNPSDSSCLAEFSKHYQLRQHFLFNSRLYSNDFLFLAGPAVGAPMAALCLEKLIALGARNIVVYGWCGSLSPFLAAGDLFLPTSGLSEEGTSGHYPVPKDRQEDSLFHRSLLQQLQHHGHNPQQGSIWTIDAVYRETREKVERYAAQGILAVDMEYTALRTVAAFRQVDLAAVMLVSDELFHHPWTPKFSQKRFRTASATILAELCTLVQSGELQ, from the coding sequence ATGCTTTCCTGCGTGATCAACCCATCTGCACACAAAGGCGACCCTCGCCTGCCCCCTACCGGTATCCTGGCGGTCAACCCATCGGACAGTTCCTGCTTGGCCGAATTCAGCAAACATTATCAACTTAGACAACATTTCCTTTTCAATTCGCGTCTGTACAGCAATGACTTCCTGTTTCTCGCGGGGCCCGCTGTTGGGGCGCCCATGGCGGCTCTCTGTCTGGAAAAACTGATCGCCCTAGGGGCGCGCAACATTGTAGTCTATGGGTGGTGCGGCTCCCTTTCCCCCTTCCTGGCCGCAGGGGACCTCTTCCTGCCAACCAGTGGTCTGAGCGAAGAAGGAACAAGTGGCCATTATCCTGTGCCGAAGGACAGGCAGGAAGACTCCTTGTTCCACCGCTCGCTCTTGCAACAACTGCAACACCACGGGCACAATCCCCAGCAAGGATCGATCTGGACCATCGATGCAGTGTATCGCGAGACCAGAGAAAAGGTCGAGCGGTATGCCGCTCAGGGTATCCTTGCCGTGGACATGGAATATACCGCTCTTCGCACCGTGGCCGCCTTTCGCCAGGTCGATCTTGCGGCAGTGATGTTGGTCTCCGATGAGTTGTTCCATCATCCGTGGACCCCAAAATTTTCCCAGAAACGGTTTCGCACAGCATCAGCCACGATTCTGGCCGAACTCTGTACCCTTGTTCAATCCGGTGAGCTTCAATGA
- the rimO gene encoding 30S ribosomal protein S12 methylthiotransferase RimO — protein MKTLYIVSLGCPKNLVDSEVMLAALEQSGYAVVDDPDQASVLLINTCGFIRPAVEEAIDTIFELAAYKEQNPHQKLVVTGCMVQRYGSELLNELPEVDLFVGLDDFPRIGTMLEQLPLRPQCIVTSGPSTFLMNNTLPRRISTPFFRAYLKITEGCDNRCAYCMIPSIRGRLRSRAMTDLLLEATRLQQAGVRELALIAQDLTAYGRDLGNGTSLVSLLEALLTQTDIPWLRLLYAYPSGITDDLLHLMADQPRLLPYLDIPFQHVSTPVLRAMNRHYDHRALQDLILRIRRIVPDCAIRTTMLVGFPGETRDDVDLLLEALQTWQLDHVGVFQYQDEEGSRAAKLPDKISEEKKEARYQQVMAVQATISAQRQQRFVGRVEPVLVEGISEESDLLLEGRSRFQAPEIDGCVYITAGHVTPGDIVPVRITEAHTYDLVGEVVSGEDSR, from the coding sequence ATGAAAACCTTGTATATCGTGAGTCTCGGTTGTCCCAAAAACCTCGTCGATTCGGAGGTCATGCTTGCCGCCCTGGAACAGTCGGGATATGCGGTGGTCGACGATCCCGATCAGGCATCGGTGTTGCTGATCAATACCTGTGGATTTATCCGCCCGGCCGTTGAAGAGGCGATTGACACCATTTTCGAGCTGGCGGCCTATAAGGAGCAGAACCCGCACCAAAAGCTGGTGGTTACCGGGTGCATGGTGCAACGTTACGGAAGCGAGTTGCTCAACGAACTGCCGGAAGTGGATCTGTTTGTCGGTCTCGATGATTTTCCGCGCATCGGCACCATGCTCGAGCAATTGCCGCTCCGGCCGCAATGCATCGTCACGTCCGGACCGTCTACCTTTCTTATGAACAACACCCTACCCCGTCGGATTTCCACTCCTTTTTTCCGCGCCTATCTGAAGATCACCGAAGGATGCGACAACCGTTGCGCCTACTGCATGATTCCCTCGATCCGCGGTCGGCTGCGTAGTCGAGCCATGACCGACTTGCTGCTCGAAGCCACCCGTCTGCAACAGGCCGGAGTGCGGGAACTGGCGCTGATCGCCCAGGACCTTACCGCCTATGGCAGGGATCTGGGAAACGGCACATCCCTCGTTTCCCTGCTGGAGGCTCTGCTCACTCAAACCGACATCCCGTGGCTACGCCTCCTCTACGCCTATCCTTCAGGGATCACCGATGACTTATTGCACCTAATGGCCGACCAGCCGCGTCTTCTGCCCTATCTGGATATCCCTTTTCAGCACGTCAGCACCCCTGTCCTCCGGGCAATGAACCGACACTACGATCACCGGGCATTGCAGGATCTGATTCTCCGCATTCGCCGCATCGTTCCCGACTGCGCGATCAGGACCACCATGCTCGTTGGCTTTCCTGGCGAGACCAGAGACGATGTGGACCTACTGCTGGAAGCCTTGCAGACCTGGCAGCTTGACCACGTCGGTGTGTTTCAGTATCAGGACGAAGAGGGGAGCCGCGCTGCGAAATTACCCGACAAGATATCCGAAGAGAAAAAAGAGGCGCGCTATCAGCAGGTCATGGCCGTGCAAGCAACCATCAGTGCGCAACGGCAGCAACGTTTTGTCGGTCGGGTCGAACCGGTGCTGGTGGAGGGTATCAGCGAGGAAAGCGATTTGTTACTGGAAGGACGAAGCCGGTTTCAGGCCCCGGAAATTGATGGCTGTGTGTATATCACCGCCGGGCATGTGACCCCCGGTGATATCGTACCGGTACGGATCACCGAGGCGCATACCTATGA